The DNA sequence tagctgaagatcaagggtgtgaatgagagtattataatctcttagtgtggtagctgaagatcaaggatgtgaatgagggtattataatctcttagtgtggtagctgaagatcaaggatgtgaatgagggtattataactTCTTATtggggtagctgaagatcaaggatgtgaataagggtattataatctcttattaaggtagctgaagatcaaggatgtccatGATGgtgttataatctcttagtgtggtagctgaagatcaaggatgtgcatgaGGGTATGATAActtcttagtgtggtagctgaggatcaaggatgtgaataagggtattataatctataTAGTGTGggagctgaggatcaaggatgtgaataagggtattataatctataTAGTGTGggagctaaagatcaaggatgtgaataagggtattataatctatatagtgtggtagctgaggatcaaggatacgAATGACGATAATATTATCTCTtaatgtggtagctgaggatcaaggatgtgaatgagtgtattataatctcttagtgcggtagctgaagatcaaggatgtgaatgagagtatAATAATCTCTattgtgtggtagctgaggatcaaggatgtgaatgaggatattataatatctttgtgtggtagctgaggatcacggATGTGAAtaaaggtattataatctcttagtgtggtagctgaggatcaatgatatgaatgagggtattacaatcgctatagtgtggtagctgaagatcaaggatgtgaattagggtataatctcttagtgtggtagctgaagatcaagggtgtgaatgagggtattagaACTTCTTATTGGGGCAGCTGAAgttcaaggatgtgaataagggtaTTATAACCTCTTATTgaggttgctgaagatcaaggatgtccatgagggtaatattatctcttagtgtggtagctgaggatcaaggatatgaatgatGAGGTTATTACAATCGCTATAGTGTGGTAgctcaaggatgtgaatgagggtattataatctcatagtgtggtaactgaagatcaaggatgtgaatgagggtattacgGTAGCTGAAGATCGAGGATGTGGattagggtattataatctcttagtatggtaggtcaagatcaaggatgtgaatgagggtattataatctcttagtgtggtagctgaagttcaaggatgtgaatgagggtatcaTAATCAAAAATGTGATTGAGGGCATTATAATTTCTATAGTGtggaagctgaggatcaaggatatgactgagggtattataatctctttagTGTGGTACTGGTAGctgaaaatcaaggatgtgaatgagggtattataatatcttaGTTTGGTAGctgaagataaaggatgtgaatgagggtattataaattctatagtgtggtagctgagggtCAAGTATGTAAACCGATTTTGTACATAATTTTCAGATGGCTGCACCAGTAACGTCTGCTCAAGAAGCACAACGCCGCGTAATCCTCTGGTGTGCACCGAGATCTCTGTCCACAGCATTCCTTCGAGCCATGTCTAATGTAGACCACTCGATGGTGTGGTGCGAACCATACACATCGGCTAAGAAGTTCAAAGATGACCCCGACCCTGAGCAAAGTGTTATGGCCATCATGAGTCGCAAAGACAACAGTTCTGCGCCAGCTCATTTCTATTCCCTAGCTGCCGGTGAGGGCACTTCTCGCGCATGGGTCAAAGAGAAACTGGAAATGGACTACCCTGGCAAGAAATTTATATTTGTCAAAGAAATAATTGACGACATCGATGGGCACTACTATGATATGCTTCCGAATGGATATCATCATACATTTCTCATTAGACATCCTGTGAGAGCATTTGCATCATTGAGGAAGTTTCAACAAGATCCGAAAATGTGTCGCTCAAAACGTGTTCAAGAAGGCCCACTGCAGACATTGGCTCCTGATATTATACCATCCGGGTTATTTTACAAAGAGATGTGCGACTTTGTGGACTTCTTGCAGAAGAGGGATGACAGGATGCCGATTATTTTGGACGCAGATGATGTCTTAGAAGACCCATATGGTACGATGAAATTATACTGTCAAAACATCGGCATACCATTCACTGATGACATAGTCACATGGAGCAAACAGAAGAAAGAAACGCTGTTTGACAATTGGATGGCGCCTAAAGAGGTCATGTATATTTTCGAGTCAACGGAATTGCATAAGAACTCAGTAGGCGGTGGCAGTTCAGGTTTTGGCAAACCTAAAGAATTACCTTCGCGATCAGAAATACCAAGTGATGTACTTCAAGCTGCAGATGATAGTATGAAGTATTATCTGAAGTTACACAAACACAGACTGGTAGCAAGATCCTGATGTGTATGAGTACTCAGGAGATTATCAACACAATAAACACATTTTGGGCTACCgtattacatttaaaatccacactactgctgtggaagattttaaaatatcttccacagggggaatatgaatttcaaatggaatgaacacattaggcagctccatttgaatttcatacgtcctctgataaagattcaacctgaatcttgcacagagggattgtgaatttcaagctactaatgtattc is a window from the Amphiura filiformis chromosome 12, Afil_fr2py, whole genome shotgun sequence genome containing:
- the LOC140166660 gene encoding uncharacterized protein, yielding MAAPVTSAQEAQRRVILWCAPRSLSTAFLRAMSNVDHSMVWCEPYTSAKKFKDDPDPEQSVMAIMSRKDNSSAPAHFYSLAAGEGTSRAWVKEKLEMDYPGKKFIFVKEIIDDIDGHYYDMLPNGYHHTFLIRHPVRAFASLRKFQQDPKMCRSKRVQEGPLQTLAPDIIPSGLFYKEMCDFVDFLQKRDDRMPIILDADDVLEDPYGTMKLYCQNIGIPFTDDIVTWSKQKKETLFDNWMAPKEVMYIFESTELHKNSVGGGSSGFGKPKELPSRSEIPSDVLQAADDSMKYYLKLHKHRLVARS